A portion of the Corticium candelabrum chromosome 5, ooCorCand1.1, whole genome shotgun sequence genome contains these proteins:
- the LOC134179847 gene encoding mis18-binding protein 1-like isoform X1, with the protein MDRQFFHALCKIKDPSFLRSPRPSILSSFSSVQHHPENRLGSPQKLPITPETQPLVSPSPLRASLASSGNKDVAVDACVSRETANCGQSVGAVPAFPVNDLPLLPISLVEFVRTELMRQEESNAKSVAIVGQESADTRPSVVVPDDLVLLHAAENESCDGRNEESMSWSRSVEPVVDGGEKAVCWNRPAEVEEVHFSPTKVKQLWDSSADVKKAVVLRDWTVVFARKTGSVYVQGIRDTIGDFWRSTSIVDCIDRRQVKTKRGSLYVLKGPVDQSEMLEQGFSTASISAFRHGFPRNWKKLIREHAKQLKSKHGENTKGKSQPVCDAVTPKSSRPHDVYEPKKHRKHAISRLPGKQASTIDDSGESTQTRTASGRCVRPVMNFWCNERCVLDNKGRTLVYNGSPNFLDFNNFKSPKNIKVATSVLSRLHQYSSQSQQSDSTSEEEANTNVKPVVAVSLMPISTLSTASSSTPTQVACKPDGLVSIERGLPRYQTRSGCTFKGDNRKLNVEENKGIHVKNVKQPKGRKRKEQDCQNEKDSDTTRKSPKKSQTLTDSLKEEQQCDRSSDIKHTSSNEAVVETTRMSIKCLSVDANDDNTKEKAAEKVGRAKCGRKHVQFSFDVVKDKAQEKQVTRPLSQQDDDDSSDDEWSDTEIQRLNRAVFRLPPGTAQFWSKVSKYVESRTEHECQQKYHGANSRRRMVKQRKSKSTHEEDTKQLAKAASTGQVIKLAGVGTLKRRRQLQALLEQEKETQSELDLFDNTPFRNRMKRRQNTSTDIRDECTEDEEGNSSLLHTPFHIPGAPNSATPCDTSFVVDSPPHLPGEEDRLDAYVHKAIQRRKRGQSKKYCQKASVYQSTGDMRSHVASGAAAQRLAKVLAGKASDFGSISLHTSSNDEPDDDDFGDDDEAEDEEYYWGMT; encoded by the exons ATGGATAGGCAGTTTTTTCACGCTTTGTGTAAGATCAAAGATCCGTCGTTTTTACGGTCTCCTCGCCCCTCTATACTTTCTTCATTTTCGTCTGTCCAACATCATCCAGAGAACCGACTAGGAAGCCCGCAAAAGCTTCC AATCACTCCAGAAACGCAACCATTGGTATCACCTTCTCCTCTCAGAGCCAGTTTAGCTTCTTCGGGCAACAAAGATGTGGCAGTAGACGCATGCGTATCCAGAGAGACAGCAAATTGTGGGCAGTCGGTTGGTGCAGTTCCAGCGTTTCCTGTAAATGATCTACCGCTGTTGCCGATTTCTCTTGTCGAGTTCGTGAGAACGGAACTGATGAGACAGGAGGAGAGCAATGCGAAGAGTGTTGCAATTGTAGGTCAAGAGTCTGCTGACACTAGACCGTCGGTTGTAGTACCGGACGATTTAGTACTGCTGCACGCGGCTGAAAATGAGTCTTGCGACGGTCGAAATGAGGAGTCAATGTCATGGTCTAGAAGTGTAGAGCCTGTTGTTGAtgggggagagaaagctgtgTGTTGGAATAGACCTGCTGAAGTTGAGGAGGTGCATTTTAGTCCAACTAAAGTCAAGCAGTTGTGGGATAGTTCTGCTGATGTCaagaag GCTGTTGTGCTGCGTGATTGGACGGTCGTCTTTGCAAGGAAGACTGGATCAGTGTATGTACAAGGGATCAGAGATACCAT TGGTGACTTCTGGAGAAGCACATCGATCGTTGATTGTATTGATAGAAGACAGGTTAAAACGAAACGCGGTTCACTGTATGTCTTAAAAGGCCCAGTTGATCAGTCAGAGATGCTTGAGCAAGGGTTTTCTACTGCTTCAATATCTGCCTTTCGTCATGGCTTTCCACGGAACTGGAAAAAGCTCATACGAGAACATGCGAAGCAGCTGAA ATCTAAACATGGAGAGAACACAAAAGGCAAATCTCAACCTGTCTGTGATGCAGTGACACCGAAATCTAGTCGGCCACATGACGTTTACGAGCCAAAGAAGCACAGGAAACATGCTATATCCAGACTGCCAG GGAAACAGGCTTCAACTATTGATGACAGTGGAGAGAGTACACAAACG AGAACGGCGAGTGGCCGTTGTGTCAGGCCCGTCATGAATTTCTGGTGTAATGAACGTTGTGTTTTGGACAACAAGGGAAGGACGTTGGTATACAACGGGTCTCCCAATTTTTTggattttaataattttaagtCACCCAAGAACATCAAAGTTGCAACATCTGTTCTTTCCAGATTACACCAGTATTCTTCACAAAGTCAACAGTCTGACAGTACGAGTGAGGAGGAAGCAAACACGAATGTAAAGCCTGTTGTAGCTGTTAGTCTTATGCCCATAAGCACTCTCTCAACTGCATCATCGTCAACACCAACACAAGTTGCATGCAAGCCTGATGGACTGGTGTCCATAGAACGTGGACTGCCTAGATATCAAACGAGATCAGGTTGTACATTCAAAGGAGATAACAGGAAACTAAATGTTGAAGAAAACAAAGGAATCCATGTTAAGAATGTTAAGCAGCCAAAAGGAAGAAAAAGGAAAGAGCAAGATTGCCAGAATGAGAAAGACAGTGATACAACAAGGAAAAGCCCAAAGAAAAGCCAGACGTTGACAGACAGCCTGAAAGAGGAACAACAATGTGATAGATCAAGTGACATAAAGCATACATCAAGTAATGAAGCTGTAGTAGAGACCACACGGATGTCGATCAAATGTCTTTCTGTTGATGCTAATGATGATAACACAAAGGAAAAGGCAGCTGAGAAAGTTGGTAGAGCCAAGTGTGGGAGGAAGCATGTTCAGTTTTCATTCGATGTGGTCAAGGACAAAGCACAAGAAAAACAGGTAACTAGACCATTGAGTCAACAGGATGACGATGATTCGAGTGATGATGAATGGAGTGACACAGAAATACAACGATTAAACAG GGCTGTGTTCAGACTTCCACCTGGAACAGCTCAGTTTTGGTCAAAAGTTTCCAAGTATGTCGAAAGTCGTACTGAACACGAATGCCAACAGAAGTATCATGGTGCAAACTCCAGAAGACGAATGGTAAAACAAAGGAAGTCGAAATCAACTCATGAAGAAGATACCAAGCAGTTGGCAAAGGCGGCCTCTACTGGTCAGGTGATCAAGTTAGCTGGTGTAGGAACTTTGAAGCGAAGAAGGCAGTTGCAAGCGTTGTTAGAGCAGGAAAAGGAAACCCAGTCAGAATTGGACTTGTTTGATAACACACCATTCAGGAACAGGATGAAGAGGAGACAGAACACT AGTACAGATATTAGAGATGAGTGCACAGAAGATGAGGAAGGTAATTCATCTCTTCTCCACACACCTTTCCACATTCCTGGAGCTCCCAATTCTGCTACACCGTGTGATACCAGTTTTGTAGTTGACAGTCCACCACACCTTCCGGGAGAAGAGGATCGCTTGGATGCTTACGTTCACAAAGCCATTCAGAGAAGGAAGAGAGGACAATCAAAAAAATATTGCCAGAAA gcgtctgtctatcaatcaACGGGTGATATGAGATCACATGTTGCTAGTGGAGCTGCAGCTCAACGACTAGCTAAGGTCTTAGCTGGGAA
- the LOC134179847 gene encoding mis18-binding protein 1-like isoform X2 produces MDRQFFHALCKIKDPSFLRSPRPSILSSFSSVQHHPENRLGSPQKLPITPETQPLVSPSPLRASLASSGNKDVAVDACVSRETANCGQSVGAVPAFPVNDLPLLPISLVEFVRTELMRQEESNAKSVAIVGQESADTRPSVVVPDDLVLLHAAENESCDGRNEESMSWSRSVEPVVDGGEKAVCWNRPAEVEEVHFSPTKVKQLWDSSADVKKAVVLRDWTVVFARKTGSVYVQGIRDTIGDFWRSTSIVDCIDRRQVKTKRGSLYVLKGPVDQSEMLEQGFSTASISAFRHGFPRNWKKLIREHAKQLKSKHGENTKGKSQPVCDAVTPKSSRPHDVYEPKKHRKHAISRLPGKQASTIDDSGESTQTRTASGRCVRPVMNFWCNERCVLDNKGRTLVYNGSPNFLDFNNFKSPKNIKVATSVLSRLHQYSSQSQQSDSTSEEEANTNVKPVVAVSLMPISTLSTASSSTPTQVACKPDGLVSIERGLPRYQTRSGCTFKGDNRKLNVEENKGIHVKNVKQPKGRKRKEQDCQNEKDSDTTRKSPKKSQTLTDSLKEEQQCDRSSDIKHTSSNEAVVETTRMSIKCLSVDANDDNTKEKAAEKVGRAKCGRKHVQFSFDVVKDKAQEKQVTRPLSQQDDDDSSDDEWSDTEIQRLNRAVFRLPPGTAQFWSKVSKYVESRTEHECQQKYHGANSRRRMVKQRKSKSTHEEDTKQLAKAASTGQVIKLAGVGTLKRRRQLQALLEQEKETQSELDLFDNTPFRNRMKRRQNTVDSAVQLT; encoded by the exons ATGGATAGGCAGTTTTTTCACGCTTTGTGTAAGATCAAAGATCCGTCGTTTTTACGGTCTCCTCGCCCCTCTATACTTTCTTCATTTTCGTCTGTCCAACATCATCCAGAGAACCGACTAGGAAGCCCGCAAAAGCTTCC AATCACTCCAGAAACGCAACCATTGGTATCACCTTCTCCTCTCAGAGCCAGTTTAGCTTCTTCGGGCAACAAAGATGTGGCAGTAGACGCATGCGTATCCAGAGAGACAGCAAATTGTGGGCAGTCGGTTGGTGCAGTTCCAGCGTTTCCTGTAAATGATCTACCGCTGTTGCCGATTTCTCTTGTCGAGTTCGTGAGAACGGAACTGATGAGACAGGAGGAGAGCAATGCGAAGAGTGTTGCAATTGTAGGTCAAGAGTCTGCTGACACTAGACCGTCGGTTGTAGTACCGGACGATTTAGTACTGCTGCACGCGGCTGAAAATGAGTCTTGCGACGGTCGAAATGAGGAGTCAATGTCATGGTCTAGAAGTGTAGAGCCTGTTGTTGAtgggggagagaaagctgtgTGTTGGAATAGACCTGCTGAAGTTGAGGAGGTGCATTTTAGTCCAACTAAAGTCAAGCAGTTGTGGGATAGTTCTGCTGATGTCaagaag GCTGTTGTGCTGCGTGATTGGACGGTCGTCTTTGCAAGGAAGACTGGATCAGTGTATGTACAAGGGATCAGAGATACCAT TGGTGACTTCTGGAGAAGCACATCGATCGTTGATTGTATTGATAGAAGACAGGTTAAAACGAAACGCGGTTCACTGTATGTCTTAAAAGGCCCAGTTGATCAGTCAGAGATGCTTGAGCAAGGGTTTTCTACTGCTTCAATATCTGCCTTTCGTCATGGCTTTCCACGGAACTGGAAAAAGCTCATACGAGAACATGCGAAGCAGCTGAA ATCTAAACATGGAGAGAACACAAAAGGCAAATCTCAACCTGTCTGTGATGCAGTGACACCGAAATCTAGTCGGCCACATGACGTTTACGAGCCAAAGAAGCACAGGAAACATGCTATATCCAGACTGCCAG GGAAACAGGCTTCAACTATTGATGACAGTGGAGAGAGTACACAAACG AGAACGGCGAGTGGCCGTTGTGTCAGGCCCGTCATGAATTTCTGGTGTAATGAACGTTGTGTTTTGGACAACAAGGGAAGGACGTTGGTATACAACGGGTCTCCCAATTTTTTggattttaataattttaagtCACCCAAGAACATCAAAGTTGCAACATCTGTTCTTTCCAGATTACACCAGTATTCTTCACAAAGTCAACAGTCTGACAGTACGAGTGAGGAGGAAGCAAACACGAATGTAAAGCCTGTTGTAGCTGTTAGTCTTATGCCCATAAGCACTCTCTCAACTGCATCATCGTCAACACCAACACAAGTTGCATGCAAGCCTGATGGACTGGTGTCCATAGAACGTGGACTGCCTAGATATCAAACGAGATCAGGTTGTACATTCAAAGGAGATAACAGGAAACTAAATGTTGAAGAAAACAAAGGAATCCATGTTAAGAATGTTAAGCAGCCAAAAGGAAGAAAAAGGAAAGAGCAAGATTGCCAGAATGAGAAAGACAGTGATACAACAAGGAAAAGCCCAAAGAAAAGCCAGACGTTGACAGACAGCCTGAAAGAGGAACAACAATGTGATAGATCAAGTGACATAAAGCATACATCAAGTAATGAAGCTGTAGTAGAGACCACACGGATGTCGATCAAATGTCTTTCTGTTGATGCTAATGATGATAACACAAAGGAAAAGGCAGCTGAGAAAGTTGGTAGAGCCAAGTGTGGGAGGAAGCATGTTCAGTTTTCATTCGATGTGGTCAAGGACAAAGCACAAGAAAAACAGGTAACTAGACCATTGAGTCAACAGGATGACGATGATTCGAGTGATGATGAATGGAGTGACACAGAAATACAACGATTAAACAG GGCTGTGTTCAGACTTCCACCTGGAACAGCTCAGTTTTGGTCAAAAGTTTCCAAGTATGTCGAAAGTCGTACTGAACACGAATGCCAACAGAAGTATCATGGTGCAAACTCCAGAAGACGAATGGTAAAACAAAGGAAGTCGAAATCAACTCATGAAGAAGATACCAAGCAGTTGGCAAAGGCGGCCTCTACTGGTCAGGTGATCAAGTTAGCTGGTGTAGGAACTTTGAAGCGAAGAAGGCAGTTGCAAGCGTTGTTAGAGCAGGAAAAGGAAACCCAGTCAGAATTGGACTTGTTTGATAACACACCATTCAGGAACAGGATGAAGAGGAGACAGAACACT GTAGACAGTGCAGTGCAACTTACCTAA